The Sphaerospermopsis torques-reginae ITEP-024 genome has a window encoding:
- the rpsT gene encoding 30S ribosomal protein S20, whose translation MANTKSALKRAQIAERNRLRNKAYKSAVKTLMKKYLAAVEAYAANPTPESKQVVDTRMSEAYSKIDKAVKRGVLHPNNGARKKSRLAQKLKPLTQTA comes from the coding sequence GTGGCGAATACAAAATCAGCACTTAAACGCGCCCAAATCGCAGAACGCAACCGACTGCGTAACAAAGCATATAAATCAGCAGTAAAAACGCTGATGAAGAAATACCTGGCTGCGGTGGAAGCCTATGCAGCTAATCCTACTCCTGAATCAAAACAGGTAGTAGATACTCGAATGTCAGAGGCTTACAGCAAAATTGACAAAGCTGTCAAGCGTGGTGTGCTGCATCCCAACAACGGAGCTAGGAAAAAATCAAGGTTAGCGCAAAAACTCAAACCACTGACACAAACAGCATAG